The proteins below are encoded in one region of Sulfolobus sp. A20:
- a CDS encoding MFS transporter has product MGEDNKYLALTSLLIIFLFSALAIYSISFVLPSLIAKYGEAVAFSIALSWIGGGIGGLVMGIFGDIRSKRYALLISIILFALPILANLIEPNIVFFYIIWFLIGFGVNAVNGISYVYVAELAPTKTRGFIGSIMQGFYFLGAILGLLISFVVRGNIFIYFLIISILSLISIPLWIFIPESKWRGNFSFKLPKDLIKVTIFGSLFSIGSFLFLVPLVSLSFTLFSFLGSRLYVVIFSAFILGMIGFMISGRVSDKIGRRLASYIFGIISIISSIILFVGAMLFDSILLIISFIVLMIGSSFFAYFGVWMSEVYPVNFKATGTNITLFLGRLIGGGFGVTLVLLMPFGLGRDLAISTIISSFLVLVSATQIPETVKRQL; this is encoded by the coding sequence ATGGGAGAAGATAATAAATATCTAGCCCTAACTTCTTTGCTTATCATATTCTTATTTTCGGCTTTAGCTATCTACTCTATAAGCTTTGTATTACCGAGTCTTATAGCGAAATATGGTGAAGCTGTAGCATTTTCAATAGCTTTGAGTTGGATAGGAGGGGGAATAGGAGGTTTAGTTATGGGTATTTTTGGGGATATTAGGAGTAAGAGGTACGCCTTATTAATTTCAATTATACTTTTCGCATTACCTATATTGGCAAATCTGATTGAACCTAATATTGTATTCTTTTATATAATTTGGTTTCTGATCGGATTTGGGGTTAATGCTGTAAACGGTATAAGTTATGTCTACGTCGCGGAATTGGCACCTACTAAAACTAGGGGATTCATAGGAAGTATTATGCAAGGCTTCTATTTTTTGGGAGCAATCTTAGGTCTTCTTATCTCATTCGTGGTTAGGGGTAATATCTTCATCTACTTTTTAATAATATCTATTTTATCGTTAATTAGCATACCTTTATGGATATTTATTCCAGAGTCAAAGTGGAGGGGAAATTTTTCTTTTAAATTACCAAAGGACTTGATCAAGGTAACGATATTTGGATCACTGTTCTCTATAGGCTCGTTTTTGTTTTTAGTTCCATTAGTTTCCTTAAGTTTTACTTTATTTTCCTTTCTGGGTTCTAGGCTTTATGTTGTGATCTTTTCGGCATTCATACTAGGAATGATAGGCTTCATGATATCTGGAAGGGTTTCAGATAAGATTGGTAGGAGACTAGCGAGTTATATATTTGGTATAATTAGTATAATCTCTTCTATTATTCTCTTCGTAGGCGCTATGCTTTTTGATTCAATTTTGTTGATTATCTCTTTTATAGTACTAATGATTGGGTCTTCATTTTTTGCTTATTTTGGAGTTTGGATGAGTGAGGTTTATCCAGTTAATTTCAAAGCCACTGGAACTAATATTACGCTCTTTCTAGGAAGATTAATAGGTGGAGGATTTGGAGTAACATTAGTACTTCTGATGCCTTTTGGCTTAGGGAGAGATCTAGCTATTTCTACTATCATATCTTCATTTTTAGTTTTAGTCTCGGCTACTCAAATACCTGAAACTGTTAAAAGACAATTATAG
- a CDS encoding SRPBCC family protein — MIEFSIEKKIDCDPRKVWDIVKDLSSFTKYWHGTRELNLREVEKNVYEGELRFAFPAKGRVKISILENDRKVIINYLKGPFIGTMSITVYDDKIVSTWRVEMKGIYKLFEKWNEKHFKEGTIHALERIEQTLQIREY; from the coding sequence ATGATAGAGTTTTCCATTGAGAAGAAGATAGATTGTGATCCTAGGAAGGTTTGGGATATTGTTAAAGACTTAAGTTCATTTACTAAGTATTGGCATGGAACTAGAGAGCTTAATTTAAGAGAGGTTGAGAAAAACGTTTATGAGGGAGAATTGAGGTTTGCGTTTCCCGCTAAAGGTAGGGTTAAAATTAGTATATTAGAAAATGATAGAAAAGTAATTATAAATTATTTGAAAGGTCCCTTTATAGGTACTATGTCGATCACAGTTTATGATGATAAGATAGTTTCCACATGGAGAGTGGAGATGAAGGGTATTTATAAACTATTTGAAAAGTGGAATGAGAAACATTTTAAAGAAGGTACCATTCATGCTCTCGAAAGAATTGAACAAACTTTACAAATAAGGGAATATTAA
- a CDS encoding cbb3-type cytochrome c oxidase subunit I, which produces MGLKEVIIDLFQLDKDWTTRMVMAMLVLGVVWGLLGVIDSLMVRTVEASWGLGANLVLTPQEYYAGITLHAERDLFGFAQQVIYAIFIYFTIKLLNIQPRAKWLLGLGFILINISMMFMEGPILIIPASGFDNYFSATIWYYLSPLGIPGYSMYVASPLFFWGWIFLDAFTYIDGFWIVYHYYLASKNMKEKLPVPLVYFLMVTLMFMIGYSGVTAADVWDILAFYHVIGLDPIANQIAFWIFGHSIVYMAWVPAVGALYLFIPLLANRPLYSDRMARVSALLYLIFSNNVPIHHLYMVNLPVELKILQEILTYSVVVPSMMTFFNLWATARGANVNFNVLTAWIVTSFAGAIGAGVTGISNATVSFDAIIHNTDWVVGHFHAMILWSIVPAAFAVLYVMISMMSGKLWFSRGLAWLHYIGYMIGTALLIVGFELIGFYGIVRRAMIYPRVPGLVDAEVMATAGALIADIATLAWALNLVLTLVRGRNARLEGLSLPQIAGVVAMSLEWPSNISLPITSELVKIARKAMSPMIGMSIFGAILIVISAFILALAGNIYTPQAWLWIGMLTIGIILAAIGSLKGMKSI; this is translated from the coding sequence ATGGGACTTAAAGAAGTAATTATTGATCTTTTCCAGCTAGACAAAGATTGGACTACAAGAATGGTCATGGCTATGTTAGTTTTAGGTGTGGTATGGGGATTATTAGGAGTTATAGATTCTCTTATGGTTAGGACTGTAGAAGCATCATGGGGTTTGGGGGCTAATTTGGTTTTAACTCCTCAAGAATATTATGCTGGGATAACTTTACATGCGGAAAGAGATCTGTTTGGTTTCGCGCAGCAGGTAATTTATGCGATATTTATTTATTTTACTATAAAACTATTGAACATTCAACCAAGGGCTAAATGGTTGTTAGGACTAGGCTTCATCTTGATTAACATTTCAATGATGTTTATGGAAGGACCTATACTAATAATACCAGCTTCTGGTTTTGACAATTATTTTTCAGCAACCATATGGTATTATTTATCTCCTCTTGGGATACCAGGCTATTCAATGTATGTTGCAAGTCCGCTATTCTTCTGGGGATGGATATTCTTAGATGCTTTTACATATATTGATGGTTTCTGGATAGTCTACCATTATTACTTAGCTAGTAAGAATATGAAGGAGAAGTTACCAGTCCCCTTAGTATACTTCTTGATGGTTACATTAATGTTTATGATAGGCTATTCTGGGGTTACGGCAGCTGATGTTTGGGATATCTTAGCTTTCTATCATGTGATTGGATTAGATCCTATAGCGAATCAAATAGCATTCTGGATATTTGGGCATTCAATAGTTTACATGGCGTGGGTTCCTGCAGTAGGCGCGTTATACCTTTTCATACCGTTACTTGCAAATAGGCCATTATATAGTGATAGAATGGCTAGGGTCTCTGCTTTATTATACTTGATATTCTCTAATAACGTTCCTATACATCACTTATATATGGTTAACTTACCAGTTGAATTAAAGATATTACAAGAAATTCTAACGTACTCAGTCGTTGTTCCTAGTATGATGACTTTCTTCAACTTGTGGGCAACTGCCAGAGGGGCTAATGTAAACTTTAATGTGTTAACAGCCTGGATAGTTACATCCTTTGCTGGAGCTATTGGTGCAGGTGTGACGGGAATATCTAATGCTACTGTAAGCTTTGACGCTATAATTCACAATACAGACTGGGTTGTAGGTCACTTCCACGCTATGATATTATGGTCTATAGTTCCAGCAGCTTTTGCAGTATTATATGTTATGATTTCGATGATGAGCGGTAAATTATGGTTCTCTAGAGGATTAGCCTGGTTGCATTACATTGGTTACATGATAGGAACTGCTCTTCTAATAGTAGGTTTTGAACTAATTGGGTTTTATGGTATAGTTAGGAGAGCGATGATTTATCCCAGAGTGCCGGGGTTAGTCGATGCTGAAGTTATGGCTACTGCAGGAGCCTTAATAGCAGATATAGCTACTTTAGCATGGGCTCTAAATCTTGTATTGACTTTAGTTAGAGGTAGGAATGCTAGGCTAGAAGGGTTATCCTTACCTCAGATAGCAGGAGTAGTTGCGATGAGTTTAGAATGGCCATCAAATATCTCTTTACCTATTACATCTGAATTAGTTAAAATAGCTAGAAAAGCTATGTCTCCAATGATAGGCATGTCCATATTTGGTGCTATACTAATAGTGATCAGTGCTTTTATTTTGGCACTTGCTGGAAACATTTATACTCCTCAAGCATGGCTTTGGATTGGTATGCTTACAATAGGTATAATATTAGCTGCAATAGGTTCTCTCAAGGGGATGAAGTCAATATGA
- a CDS encoding oxidase yields MDKKEKYELYWVIFVIFLFVIVIGSTVPLVFTVGGNPTSVQPGSLIPIAAVDQNKVIQATLYAYQYYFAVSENGGGIKSNELGNSYYDNVMVAHPGEYINLTMYAGPHSATTNFYFPDYATHVDDVQIVPGLVQYAPVVVPNISGVFAFLNGEYNGPWFSNQVGLLLVLPQQGYISQSDINEYIQQTHSAQTSTLVGDPYNPPIVIYNSSTPTIYLVADKYAVFNNSVPGPTLVVPVNSTMTIKMYIPIPNNDDNFLYNYSASGQPYPVTNVDIGVYAVWWNGSITLVKQVPIQYNTTVTFTVKAEAPAYLYGLITPVFYNYNFMNMSNDLTGEQYGYVMGLWGAILVEG; encoded by the coding sequence TTGGATAAGAAAGAAAAATATGAGTTATATTGGGTAATATTTGTGATTTTCTTGTTTGTAATAGTTATTGGAAGTACAGTTCCATTAGTTTTTACTGTGGGAGGCAATCCTACTTCTGTCCAGCCTGGTAGTTTAATACCTATAGCTGCTGTAGATCAGAACAAAGTGATACAAGCTACCTTATATGCTTATCAGTATTACTTTGCAGTTAGTGAAAATGGAGGGGGTATTAAGTCCAATGAGTTAGGAAATTCGTATTATGATAACGTTATGGTTGCTCATCCCGGTGAGTATATAAACTTGACGATGTATGCTGGTCCACATAGTGCAACTACTAATTTCTACTTTCCAGATTATGCGACACATGTTGATGACGTTCAGATAGTGCCGGGTTTAGTCCAATACGCTCCAGTAGTAGTTCCTAATATTTCTGGAGTATTCGCCTTCCTAAATGGTGAGTATAATGGTCCATGGTTTAGTAATCAAGTTGGATTATTGCTTGTGTTACCTCAGCAAGGTTATATTTCTCAGTCAGATATTAATGAATATATTCAACAGACACATTCAGCTCAAACTTCTACGCTGGTTGGAGATCCATATAATCCTCCAATAGTAATTTATAATTCTTCAACACCTACAATATATTTGGTAGCAGATAAGTATGCCGTATTTAATAATTCTGTTCCTGGCCCCACCTTAGTGGTTCCTGTAAATTCTACAATGACCATAAAGATGTATATTCCAATACCTAATAATGATGATAATTTCCTTTATAACTATTCTGCGAGTGGACAGCCTTATCCAGTAACTAATGTAGATATAGGAGTTTATGCCGTATGGTGGAATGGTAGTATTACTCTTGTTAAACAAGTTCCTATACAGTACAATACTACTGTAACTTTTACTGTAAAAGCAGAAGCACCAGCCTATTTATATGGTCTAATAACTCCGGTATTTTATAATTATAACTTCATGAATATGTCAAATGATCTGACGGGTGAGCAATATGGTTATGTTATGGGATTATGGGGAGCTATATTAGTTGAGGGGTGA
- a CDS encoding TatD family hydrolase: MLIDSHAHIDVSEFDQDRNEIVNECEIIIVNAGVDFQSNVKTLELSKMYKNVVPAIGFHPEFIKEKYHEVDKCLELTDHGEIISEVGLDYFWIKENEYKRKQVEVLQKFLEKAEKQSKPVIIHIRGGMNDFLNIISSYKVKFVVHAYEGNTKTANQIIELGGMISFPPIIKRDKYRQRVAQEIPLDYILTETDSPFMSAEKMVRNKPCNVKIVIEELSKLKNLSEDEVKEKVVNNFSSLLRGRRITTS, encoded by the coding sequence ATGCTAATTGATTCTCACGCCCATATAGATGTTAGTGAATTTGACCAAGATAGAAACGAAATAGTTAATGAATGTGAAATAATCATTGTTAATGCTGGAGTAGATTTTCAAAGTAACGTAAAGACATTGGAGTTATCTAAAATGTATAAAAATGTAGTCCCAGCAATAGGTTTTCATCCCGAATTCATAAAAGAAAAATACCATGAAGTAGATAAGTGCTTAGAATTAACTGATCATGGTGAAATAATTAGTGAAGTAGGTTTGGATTATTTCTGGATAAAGGAGAACGAATACAAGAGAAAGCAAGTAGAAGTATTACAAAAATTTTTGGAAAAAGCAGAAAAACAATCGAAACCTGTAATCATTCATATACGAGGAGGAATGAACGATTTCTTGAACATAATTAGTTCATATAAAGTTAAATTTGTAGTACATGCTTACGAGGGTAATACTAAAACAGCTAATCAAATAATAGAACTAGGAGGCATGATATCTTTCCCACCAATAATCAAAAGAGACAAATATAGGCAAAGAGTTGCTCAAGAGATACCACTAGATTATATACTAACAGAGACAGATTCACCATTTATGTCTGCTGAGAAAATGGTTAGAAACAAGCCTTGCAACGTTAAAATAGTAATAGAAGAGTTAAGCAAACTGAAAAATCTAAGTGAAGATGAAGTTAAAGAAAAAGTTGTTAATAATTTCTCATCTCTCCTCAGAGGGAGAAGAATAACAACAAGCTAA